A window of the Glaciimonas sp. CA11.2 genome harbors these coding sequences:
- the hslO gene encoding Hsp33 family molecular chaperone HslO, translating into MSNDNLQKFMIENASVRGELVELSNTWQQVLARRNYPPAVTNLLGEMMAAAALLSANLKFNGVIVMQIHGDGPIRLLVVECDAKLQMRATAKLVPDTVVEDGATLAQLVNVNGHGRFAITLDPQDKMPGQQPYQGIVPLDGDNVAEVIENYMLRSEQLDTKLWLAADANVSRGLLLQKLPNHGGIGITEEDPLESWNRVSMLGATLRPAEMLSTDIQTLLRRLFWEETVRVFEPQHPSFVCNCSREKVGNMLQMLGQKEVDEAIAELGNVSVDCDFCGQNYAFDKVDCAHLFAISAPVETLLGTGNIKH; encoded by the coding sequence ATGAGTAACGATAATCTACAAAAATTTATGATCGAAAACGCCTCGGTTCGAGGCGAGTTGGTTGAACTTTCTAACACTTGGCAGCAGGTATTGGCGCGTCGAAACTATCCGCCAGCAGTGACTAATTTGCTGGGCGAAATGATGGCAGCGGCCGCCTTGTTGAGCGCCAATTTGAAATTCAATGGCGTGATCGTGATGCAAATTCACGGGGATGGCCCGATCCGCCTGTTGGTGGTCGAATGCGATGCCAAGTTGCAGATGCGCGCCACAGCAAAACTAGTCCCCGATACGGTAGTAGAGGATGGTGCTACATTGGCCCAACTGGTGAATGTCAACGGTCATGGTCGTTTTGCCATCACACTTGATCCGCAAGACAAAATGCCAGGACAACAACCCTATCAGGGAATCGTGCCTCTCGACGGCGATAACGTTGCGGAGGTGATCGAAAATTACATGCTGCGTTCAGAGCAACTTGATACAAAGTTGTGGCTGGCTGCTGATGCTAACGTCTCGCGTGGTTTGCTATTACAAAAGTTGCCCAACCATGGCGGGATTGGCATTACTGAAGAAGACCCGCTGGAAAGCTGGAATCGCGTGTCTATGCTGGGTGCGACATTACGTCCCGCTGAAATGCTATCGACCGATATTCAGACATTATTGCGACGTTTATTCTGGGAAGAAACAGTCCGCGTTTTTGAACCACAACACCCTAGTTTTGTGTGCAACTGCTCACGAGAAAAGGTAGGCAACATGCTGCAGATGCTGGGACAAAAAGAAGTTGATGAAGCGATTGCTGAGTTGGGCAACGTATCGGTCGACTGCGATTTTTGCGGTCAAAATTATGCATTTGACAAAGTCGACTGCGCGCACCTTTTCGCTATCAGTGCACCTGTAGAGACCTTGTTAGGTACCGGAAATATTAAGCATTAA
- a CDS encoding gamma carbonic anhydrase family protein: protein MSIYQLGEHCPDVDPSAYITESATLIGKVKIEARASVWFGVTIRGDNELITVGLGSNVQENSVLHTDHGYPLTIGENVTIGHQVMLHGCTIGDGSLVGIQAVILNGAKIGKNSLVGAGALVTEGKVFPDNALIMGTPAKVARMLTEEEIAKLVKGAQTYAERGQEYKTQLKKIG from the coding sequence ATGAGTATCTACCAACTTGGCGAACATTGCCCCGACGTTGACCCATCCGCCTACATCACAGAGAGCGCGACGCTTATTGGCAAGGTTAAGATTGAGGCCAGAGCCAGCGTCTGGTTCGGCGTTACCATTCGTGGAGACAACGAACTGATTACGGTCGGTCTCGGCAGCAATGTACAAGAAAACTCAGTTTTGCATACTGATCACGGCTATCCCCTTACTATTGGCGAAAATGTCACTATCGGTCATCAAGTTATGTTGCACGGATGCACCATTGGCGATGGCTCGTTGGTTGGGATACAGGCTGTGATACTCAATGGTGCCAAGATCGGTAAAAATAGTCTGGTTGGCGCTGGTGCTCTGGTAACCGAAGGCAAAGTCTTTCCCGATAATGCATTGATTATGGGAACGCCAGCCAAGGTGGCCCGCATGTTAACGGAAGAAGAAATCGCCAAGTTGGTAAAAGGCGCGCAAACTTACGCCGAACGCGGTCAGGAATATAAAACCCAACTTAAAAAAATCGGCTAG
- a CDS encoding ferritin-like domain-containing protein, with product MSEPIFVVPEAELPPVLSPELLPELRASALRCLLLRDPAAKVLEVAALNADFKNNTLTLDAHASLVGEAEAGAIPGRPSRPELVLPKTLKHRSMRTEEGRAALIHALAHIEFNAINLALDAVCRFPAMPDQYYTDWLSVAVEEAQHFGMLARHLQTLGFAYGDFPGHNSMWEMAEKTKDDILARMALVPRTLEARGLDATPAVRAKIAQAGDLAAAEILDIILREEVGHVAIGNHWYNWLCKERQLEPIAAFANLVVQYQAPVLRGPFNLDARRAAGFSEEELAVLQSG from the coding sequence ATGTCTGAACCTATTTTTGTTGTTCCAGAAGCAGAGTTACCACCAGTATTATCGCCTGAACTGTTGCCCGAGTTGCGTGCATCGGCCTTGCGCTGCTTGCTATTGCGCGATCCTGCGGCAAAGGTATTGGAGGTAGCGGCATTAAACGCTGATTTCAAAAATAACACCCTTACATTGGATGCGCATGCTTCGCTGGTGGGTGAGGCTGAAGCAGGCGCGATTCCGGGTCGCCCGTCTCGGCCCGAACTCGTATTGCCTAAAACATTGAAGCATCGGTCCATGCGCACCGAGGAAGGCCGCGCCGCACTGATCCACGCGCTGGCACACATTGAGTTCAATGCTATCAATTTGGCGTTAGATGCTGTGTGCCGTTTTCCTGCTATGCCGGACCAGTATTACACTGACTGGCTGAGTGTCGCGGTGGAGGAGGCGCAACACTTTGGCATGTTGGCGCGACATCTGCAGACCTTAGGGTTTGCCTATGGTGATTTCCCCGGGCATAACAGCATGTGGGAAATGGCTGAAAAAACAAAAGATGACATTTTGGCACGCATGGCGTTGGTGCCGCGTACCCTTGAGGCGCGTGGATTGGATGCCACACCCGCTGTGCGGGCAAAAATTGCGCAGGCCGGAGACTTAGCCGCGGCCGAGATTCTCGACATTATTTTACGGGAAGAGGTGGGTCATGTCGCGATTGGTAACCATTGGTATAACTGGCTGTGTAAAGAGCGCCAGCTTGAGCCGATTGCAGCCTTTGCCAATCTGGTAGTCCAATATCAAGCACCGGTTTTGCGTGGACCTTTTAATTTGGACGCACGCCGCGCGGCAGGATTTTCGGAAGAAGAACTGGCGGTATTGCAAAGCGGCTAA
- a CDS encoding RDD family protein gives MNPSAPSNDTVISTEPATPSLKRRFGSMMYEAMLLFGILFIAGLLFSTLLQQRNALYLRHGQQIWLFVVLTAYFVWCWSHGGQTLAMKTWRLQLINKDGSAMKAKDALARYLLAWLWFLPGLMLAWAFGAHTWMLAIVPVLNFVLWSLTIYLDPQRQFLHDRLAGTKLVDMVESVKPPGKRRWYH, from the coding sequence TTGAATCCTTCCGCGCCATCCAACGATACCGTTATTTCCACTGAACCCGCAACGCCATCGCTTAAAAGGCGCTTTGGCAGCATGATGTACGAGGCAATGCTGCTGTTTGGCATCCTGTTCATCGCCGGTTTGCTTTTTTCGACATTGCTACAGCAACGCAACGCATTGTATTTGCGGCACGGCCAGCAAATATGGCTATTCGTGGTGTTGACCGCGTATTTTGTCTGGTGCTGGAGTCACGGTGGTCAAACGCTGGCTATGAAAACCTGGCGACTCCAGTTGATCAATAAAGATGGTAGCGCAATGAAGGCAAAAGACGCTTTGGCGCGCTATTTGTTAGCATGGCTATGGTTTCTTCCTGGATTGATGCTCGCCTGGGCTTTCGGCGCGCACACCTGGATGCTGGCAATCGTTCCCGTTTTGAATTTTGTTTTATGGTCACTCACTATTTATCTTGACCCACAGCGTCAGTTTTTGCATGACCGACTGGCGGGGACCAAATTAGTAGACATGGTGGAAAGCGTAAAGCCGCCAGGAAAAAGACGCTGGTATCATTAA
- a CDS encoding DUF3106 domain-containing protein, with product MSSASVLMRPSHAADALGASASTSTVGNNSKATGELAIKPKPANPSKVNKPTDSKAEWEDLTAAQKLILAPLASGWNSLKLSTRKKWVEISKRFASLSPTEQSRVQDRMHDWVNLTPEQRRVVRENYARNRRLDTEQRAKRWAEYQQLPEAEKQKLAAEAAAANNRKRITAQVLSPQTKPKEAKPIQLAPKPVPAAVPAQTASPASAVDAVGH from the coding sequence ATGAGCTCTGCGTCGGTGCTGATGCGTCCTTCACATGCTGCCGATGCCCTTGGTGCGAGCGCCAGCACAAGTACTGTAGGCAACAACAGTAAGGCGACAGGCGAATTGGCGATCAAGCCAAAACCTGCCAATCCATCAAAGGTCAACAAACCGACCGACAGCAAAGCCGAATGGGAAGATCTTACTGCTGCACAGAAACTGATATTAGCGCCGCTGGCTTCTGGCTGGAATAGCTTAAAACTCTCCACTCGAAAAAAGTGGGTTGAGATCAGTAAACGTTTTGCCAGCCTGAGTCCTACCGAACAATCACGGGTTCAGGACCGAATGCATGATTGGGTAAATCTGACACCTGAACAACGGCGGGTCGTGCGTGAAAATTACGCTAGGAACAGAAGACTGGACACCGAGCAACGAGCGAAACGTTGGGCAGAATATCAACAATTGCCGGAAGCAGAAAAACAAAAATTAGCAGCAGAAGCGGCGGCGGCAAATAACCGCAAGCGCATCACTGCGCAAGTGCTGTCGCCCCAAACCAAACCTAAAGAAGCAAAACCAATTCAGCTGGCACCGAAACCAGTGCCTGCTGCGGTGCCAGCGCAAACTGCGAGTCCGGCATCGGCCGTTGATGCAGTTGGCCATTAA
- a CDS encoding DUF3619 family protein: MSSKDINFAYKVRHALNERIDDMPTATLDRLAAARQMALSRKKADKPLRVVAHQNVVAGTANSFFPQATSWWTRLGVAAPILTGVVLFFGLYQYEQQHRITEIAAIDAAVLADEVPPSAYLDRGFDTYLAKHEE; this comes from the coding sequence ATGAGCAGTAAAGACATCAATTTTGCGTACAAAGTACGCCACGCGCTTAATGAGCGTATCGACGACATGCCGACAGCCACATTGGACCGGCTAGCCGCTGCACGTCAAATGGCCTTGTCTCGCAAGAAAGCCGACAAACCTTTACGCGTTGTCGCCCACCAAAATGTTGTTGCAGGAACAGCAAATAGCTTTTTCCCACAAGCTACTTCATGGTGGACGCGACTAGGCGTTGCTGCGCCGATACTTACTGGCGTTGTGCTATTTTTCGGCCTGTATCAGTATGAGCAACAACATCGTATAACCGAAATTGCGGCTATTGACGCCGCTGTACTTGCTGATGAAGTCCCGCCTTCCGCTTATTTAGACCGAGGTTTTGATACTTATCTTGCCAAACACGAAGAATAA
- a CDS encoding RNA polymerase sigma factor — MATDKELSDFLENVERRAFKQAVYAVRKDESALDIVQDAMIKLAEKYGDKPSAELPMLFQRILQNTILDYFRREKVRNTWVSLFSSMGHDKTSDEDYDVLETYESEDGSQAAESSSSQLEREQILEIIDQEVQKLPGRQREAFLMRYWEDMDVAETAAAMGCSEGSVKTHCSRATHTLAQALRAKGISL; from the coding sequence ATGGCAACCGATAAAGAACTTTCAGATTTTCTCGAAAACGTAGAGCGACGCGCTTTTAAACAGGCGGTGTACGCAGTCCGCAAGGACGAGTCAGCGCTGGACATTGTCCAGGACGCGATGATCAAGCTTGCGGAAAAATACGGTGACAAACCGTCTGCCGAGTTACCGATGTTGTTTCAACGCATCTTGCAAAACACGATCCTCGATTATTTTCGGCGTGAAAAAGTACGCAACACGTGGGTTAGTCTTTTTTCGAGCATGGGTCACGATAAGACCAGCGACGAAGATTATGACGTGCTTGAAACGTATGAATCAGAGGACGGCTCGCAAGCTGCTGAGTCCAGCTCGTCCCAGCTTGAACGAGAACAAATCCTCGAAATCATTGATCAAGAGGTTCAAAAGCTGCCTGGGCGTCAACGGGAAGCGTTCCTGATGCGTTATTGGGAGGACATGGATGTCGCCGAGACTGCCGCCGCAATGGGTTGCTCTGAAGGCAGTGTAAAAACACACTGCTCTCGTGCTACACACACCCTGGCACAAGCGCTTAGGGCCAAAGGAATAAGTTTATGA
- a CDS encoding acetolactate synthase 3 catalytic subunit, with the protein MSQDTNLPISGAEILVRCLAEEGVEHVFGYPGGSVLYIYDAIFQQDKFQHILVRHEQAAIHAADAYSRSSNKVGVAIVTSGPGVTNAVTGLATAYMDSIPMIVISGQVPSYAIGEDAFQECDTVGITRPCVKHNFLVKDVKDLAETVKKAFYIATTGRPGPVLIDIPKDITMHRHVFAYPKEVEMRSYKPVDKGHSGQIRKALQLLLTAERPMIYTGGGVILAHASPELNRLVDRLGYPCTNTLMGLGGYKASSDKFVGMPGMHGTYEANMAMQNCDVLIAIGARFDDRVIGNPKHFASNARKIIHIDIDPSSISKRVKVDIPIVGNVKDVLQEMLAQLEAAETKPNAIALAAWWTQINQWRSRDCLKFESSSEFIKPQSVVEKVWQITDGDAFITSDVGQHQMWAAQYYRFDKPRRWINSGGLGTMGVGLPYAMGVQMANPGSTVACITGEGSIQMCIQELATCKQYHLTPKIILLNNRFLGMVRQWQQIDYGSRYSESYMDSLPDFTKLVESYGHVGMKIEKPGDVDGALKEAFAMKDRLVFMNFITDQTENVWPMVKSGKGLTEMLLGSEDL; encoded by the coding sequence ATGAGTCAAGATACAAATTTGCCCATTAGCGGCGCAGAAATTTTAGTTCGTTGTCTGGCAGAAGAGGGCGTCGAGCACGTTTTCGGCTATCCAGGCGGCTCGGTGTTATACATTTATGACGCCATATTTCAACAAGATAAATTTCAACACATACTAGTTCGTCACGAGCAGGCTGCGATCCACGCTGCTGATGCCTATTCGCGCAGCTCGAACAAAGTCGGTGTAGCGATTGTCACCTCCGGTCCCGGCGTCACCAACGCGGTCACTGGCTTGGCAACTGCGTATATGGACTCGATTCCGATGATCGTGATTTCGGGTCAGGTTCCTTCCTATGCTATCGGTGAAGATGCTTTTCAGGAGTGCGATACCGTTGGTATTACACGTCCTTGCGTTAAGCATAATTTCCTTGTCAAAGATGTCAAGGATCTGGCTGAAACGGTTAAAAAGGCATTTTATATTGCCACTACCGGTCGTCCTGGACCGGTGCTGATTGATATCCCTAAAGACATCACCATGCATCGCCATGTATTTGCGTATCCGAAAGAAGTCGAGATGCGTTCGTACAAGCCTGTAGATAAAGGTCATTCAGGACAGATCCGCAAAGCACTGCAATTGTTGCTAACTGCTGAACGCCCGATGATTTATACCGGCGGTGGCGTGATTCTGGCGCATGCATCGCCAGAGTTGAACCGTTTGGTTGATCGTCTTGGCTATCCTTGCACCAATACCCTGATGGGATTGGGTGGTTACAAAGCGTCAAGCGATAAGTTTGTCGGTATGCCAGGCATGCACGGCACTTACGAAGCCAATATGGCGATGCAGAATTGCGATGTATTGATTGCTATCGGCGCGCGTTTCGACGATCGCGTGATTGGTAATCCTAAACATTTTGCTAGCAATGCACGCAAAATTATTCATATTGATATCGATCCATCGTCGATTTCCAAACGCGTCAAAGTCGATATTCCAATCGTCGGTAACGTAAAAGACGTTCTGCAAGAAATGTTGGCTCAGCTAGAAGCTGCTGAAACCAAGCCAAACGCTATTGCTTTGGCTGCTTGGTGGACGCAGATTAACCAATGGCGTTCACGTGATTGTCTGAAATTTGAGAGTTCGTCAGAATTTATCAAGCCGCAATCTGTCGTGGAAAAAGTTTGGCAGATTACAGACGGTGATGCGTTCATCACATCGGACGTTGGTCAACATCAAATGTGGGCAGCGCAATATTATCGTTTCGATAAACCACGTCGCTGGATCAATTCCGGTGGTCTTGGCACGATGGGTGTTGGCTTGCCGTACGCCATGGGTGTGCAGATGGCGAACCCTGGTTCTACTGTCGCTTGTATTACCGGCGAAGGATCTATCCAAATGTGTATCCAGGAACTGGCGACCTGCAAACAATATCACTTAACGCCAAAAATCATCCTTCTGAACAATCGTTTCCTCGGCATGGTGCGTCAATGGCAGCAAATTGATTACGGCTCCCGCTACTCTGAGTCGTATATGGATTCGTTGCCTGACTTTACCAAGCTGGTCGAATCGTATGGCCACGTCGGTATGAAAATCGAAAAACCTGGCGATGTCGACGGTGCGCTGAAAGAAGCGTTTGCCATGAAAGATCGCTTAGTGTTTATGAACTTTATTACTGATCAAACCGAAAATGTCTGGCCGATGGTGAAGTCGGGTAAGGGCTTGACTGAAATGCTACTCGGTTCGGAGGATCTGTAA
- the ilvN gene encoding acetolactate synthase small subunit, whose translation MQHIISVLLENEAGALSRVVGLFSARGYNIETLTVAPTEDATLSRMTIVTRGSDEVIEQITKHLNRLIEVVKVVDLTEGAHIERELMLIKVRAVGKEREEMKRTADIFRGRIIDVTDKSYTIELTGAKSKLDAFIESIDRASILETVRTGASGIGRGERILKV comes from the coding sequence ATGCAACATATTATTTCCGTACTGCTAGAAAACGAAGCCGGTGCACTCTCACGCGTAGTGGGTTTGTTCTCCGCTCGTGGCTACAACATTGAAACATTGACGGTCGCACCGACCGAAGATGCAACCCTGTCACGGATGACCATCGTGACAAGGGGTTCAGATGAAGTGATCGAACAGATTACTAAGCATCTGAATCGTCTGATTGAAGTCGTCAAAGTGGTCGACCTGACCGAAGGCGCGCATATCGAACGCGAACTCATGCTGATCAAAGTACGTGCGGTCGGCAAGGAGCGTGAAGAAATGAAACGCACTGCGGATATCTTCCGGGGCCGCATAATTGATGTCACGGATAAGTCTTACACTATTGAATTGACTGGTGCCAAAAGCAAGCTGGACGCCTTTATAGAGTCGATAGACCGGGCTTCAATTTTGGAAACGGTCCGTACCGGTGCCTCGGGCATTGGACGCGGAGAACGTATCTTAAAGGTGTAA
- the ilvC gene encoding ketol-acid reductoisomerase, which produces MKVFYDKDADLSLIKGKNVTIIGYGSQGHAHAQNLNDSGVKVTVGLRKGGASWDKAVNAGLKVAEVNDAVKAADIIMILLPDENIAQVYAENVAPYAKQGATLAFAHGFNVHYGQVTPRADLDVIMIAPKAPGHTVRQTYTQGGGVPHLIAIYQDKSGTARDIALSYATANGGGRAGIIETNFREETETDLFGEQAVLCGGAVELIKAGFETLVEAGYAPEMAYFECLHELKLIVDLIYEGGIANMNYSISNNAEYGEYVSGPRIVNEETKNAMRAILKDIQTGEYAKSFILENKAGAPTLISRRRLNAEHQIEVVGEKLRGMMPWIKKNAMVDQTKN; this is translated from the coding sequence ATGAAAGTTTTTTACGACAAAGACGCTGACCTTTCACTGATCAAAGGCAAAAACGTTACTATCATCGGCTACGGTTCACAAGGTCATGCGCACGCGCAAAACTTGAATGACTCCGGCGTTAAAGTGACTGTTGGTCTGCGCAAGGGCGGCGCATCGTGGGATAAAGCGGTCAATGCAGGTTTGAAAGTTGCTGAAGTCAATGATGCTGTTAAAGCTGCAGACATCATCATGATTCTTTTGCCTGATGAAAACATCGCCCAGGTTTACGCGGAAAATGTTGCTCCATACGCAAAGCAAGGCGCCACACTGGCGTTTGCGCACGGTTTCAACGTACATTATGGCCAAGTAACACCACGCGCTGATTTGGACGTCATCATGATCGCGCCAAAAGCACCAGGCCATACTGTTCGCCAAACATACACACAAGGTGGCGGCGTTCCCCACCTGATTGCCATCTATCAAGACAAATCTGGTACTGCACGTGACATCGCTCTGTCGTATGCAACTGCAAACGGTGGCGGTCGCGCTGGTATCATTGAAACTAACTTCCGTGAAGAAACTGAAACAGACTTGTTCGGTGAGCAAGCAGTTTTGTGCGGTGGTGCAGTTGAACTGATCAAAGCTGGATTCGAGACATTGGTTGAAGCTGGTTATGCACCAGAAATGGCTTACTTCGAATGCCTGCACGAATTGAAACTGATCGTTGATCTGATCTATGAAGGCGGTATTGCCAACATGAATTACTCAATCTCGAACAACGCTGAATACGGCGAATATGTTTCGGGCCCACGTATCGTCAACGAAGAAACAAAAAATGCAATGCGTGCGATTCTCAAAGACATTCAAACTGGTGAATATGCAAAGAGCTTCATCCTTGAAAACAAGGCTGGCGCACCAACGTTGATCTCCCGTCGTCGTTTAAATGCAGAGCACCAAATTGAAGTTGTTGGTGAAAAACTGCGTGGCATGATGCCATGGATTAAAAAGAACGCAATGGTGGACCAAACTAAAAACTAA